GGCCAAGGGGTCCAAGTCGAATCCGATGACTTGTCCGGGCTGACATTCGCCCGCAATGCGCTTGCTATAGCCGCCGCCGCCGAAAGTCCCGTCCAGATAGTTGCCGCCTTTGACCGGCTCCAGATATTCCATGACTTCGTCGAGCATTGCCGGCGTATGATAACTGGACATACTAAACGTCAAGTTCGCCTAGAGCCTCGGCAATATCGCCGCTCTTGGCCTCGGTGCCTTCTTTGTAAGCCTCCCAGACTGACTCGTCCCAGATTTCCAAGCGGTCGAACAGGCCGGCTACGACCGTCGTTTTATTCAAGCCAGCGAATTTGCGCAGATGTTCCGGCAGGATGATGCGGCCCTGGCTGTCGAAATCGACTTCGGCGGCTCCGGCCAGCATCAAACGGGCAAAGGCGCGGGTATTGGCTTTGCCGATCGGCAAAGCGGCTAATTTTCTAGCTAGCTGCTCCCATTCTTTTTTCGGGTA
The genomic region above belongs to Candidatus Falkowbacteria bacterium and contains:
- the mraZ gene encoding division/cell wall cluster transcriptional repressor MraZ, with the translated sequence MFIGEYKHNLDAKGRLAIPAKFRVLLEGGAVVTKGLDNCLFLYPKKEWEQLARKLAALPIGKANTRAFARLMLAGAAEVDFDSQGRIILPEHLRKFAGLNKTTVVAGLFDRLEIWDESVWEAYKEGTEAKSGDIAEALGELDV